The Primulina tabacum isolate GXHZ01 chromosome 1, ASM2559414v2, whole genome shotgun sequence genome contains the following window.
TTAAGAAAGTAAATCCAAGTGTAACGGCTATAAGCATCAACAAAACTTAGGTAATAGCGAGAGCCATTTCTGGAAGTGGTATGAGCAGGTCCCCATATATCACAACAGATTAGTTCAAGGGGCATAGAGACAGTAGTGTTTGAAGAGGAAAAAGGTAATTGATGACTCTTTCCAAGTTCGCAAGCATTGCAAAAATTAACAATCTCATTTCTGGAAAAAGGAACATTACAAGTACGTAAAATTTTCTTGACTACAGAAAAAGTGGGATGTCCTAGCCTAAGATGCCATTGTGCTAATACTGGAGAGGATCGACGATCAGTGAGTAACTCTTGTTCTGAATTATTGGCAGAAGGAAGGGCATAGTTTAAACAGAGTGCCCGTGAGGAGGAAATTGAGGCATGCTTTCTGAGATCAAACTTATAGAGACCTTCATGCAAAGTCCCATGGAGTATGATTGCTTGTGTTGCTAGATCCTTCACAAGACAGAAAAGAGGATGAAACTCGAAGAAAACATGATTATCTTGAGCAAATTTGCTCACACTAATAAGATTTTTTGTTATCATAGGAACTCTAAGAAGATTAGTTAAAATGAAATCtcgagaaaaagaagaagaggaaAATTTAGACTTGCCAATGTGAAAGATGGACAAAACTGCACCATTTCCCATGTGTATCTTACCATCTCCAGTGTACTCGCTCTTAGTGGAAAGATCGGAAAGATCATGAGTAACATGATGGGATGCTTCAGAATCTAGGTACCACCATTCTTCAGGTGAAGATTCAGATTTAGTGGTGGTAAAGGCTGCTTAATTAGCTTGAGAAGTGCGAGGAGGTCATGAGAAACGTTGAGTTGGGACAAATTCTTTGTCAAACCTGTGGTAACAAATTTCAGCAACATGACCCTGAATCCCACAGATTTGACAGGTTGGTTTGCCATTGTTAGTGAACCAAGGTTTTCGACCTCCTCCTCTACCAAATCTTCCTCTACCTCGGCTTCTGTGGGATGAAGAAAAAGACTGACGTACTGGAATTTGATTGTCTATTTTCCGTTGCTGAGGAAATACAGCAGTGTTTGCTGTGGGTGGAGATGCAACATTGAGGTTGTGAGAATCAAGCCTCCCTTCATGGGACATGAGAAGGGCACTAGCTTCAGAGAAATTGAGAGAATCGGTTTTGGAGGTAATATGCACCACAACCGAATCATACTCAATTCCCACACCACCAATGATATGTTAAATTTGGTCCTCATCTGAAATGGGATGACCACAAGCAGCAAGTAATCCATGAAGCCTTTCATCTTAataatataatctttcattctTAAATCCCCTTTTTTGAATGTTTGCAGTTGCAGCTTGTAGTGCATCACTCGAGCTTTTGAGCGTGTAGCAAAAAGAGTAGACACCCGAGACCATAGCTGAACAGAAGTATCACAACCAATCATTTGGGCTTGGACACTTTCACTCATTGATgccaaaagaaaagaaaacaggAGTTGATCCTGATGACACCAAGCAATGAATGCTGGATTGACAATTTCCGAAGCTCCATCACTGAAGATGACACGAGAAGGAACAGGGGGTGGGTTGAAATGAAATTTTCAAGGCCAAGTCCCCTTAGCCCAACTAGAACTTGGAGATTCCATAGGAGATAATTTTCATCTGTTAATTTAACAGAGTTTATCTGATTGGCCGGATTGGTGAGTAGAAGGTTAGGATTGATAGAGATAATATTCAGTGATGATATGGAGCCAGGATCAAGAGAGGCGTCAGTCCATTTCTtggtggctctgataccaaaatAGAGAAACGAAAAAGGAGAACTAAGAATCGAATTTCATTCCATGATTTGTTTCTCATATTCTCGTTATACATTTATACTTGAAACAACCAATAAAGTAATGACATCTAACTCCTGTTTGTTACAACAAATAAAACAGTATTCTGTTATGTATAAGGATGGACTTCTTCATGGGCTTTTAGCACTTAAGGCTTTTTCTTTCATTGATTTGGATTATGCATTTTGTGGGCTTATTCTATTGATAGACGGCTGTTCTTTTCTGTTGATGGACTGTTGTTTTCTTCTTTAACTCACATAATCTTATCAAtaaagaaattaaatttgaggaaaagaatatttcaaagattaaattatatattggaAACCATGATTAATATTCCTTTCAGCGAGGAGCCGTCGGGATTTTCAGAGACACGAACTATCATGTGACGATATCCTTGCAAGTGCCAATAAAGTAAGGAATAGCCATCAAGTGATGCTTATTGGTATTGCTCTCAATggtataaaacataattaaattataacttGGCAACCGCCCGCAGATGGGATTCTCAAGTTGAACGTTGATGGCTTCCATTATTAATTCAAAAAATATGTTGgaatgggtttggtgggtggaGACACAAACGACCACATTTTGTTTGCAGAAGGAAATTGCTTGTATGGGCGTTCCTCTCCTCATTTAGTAGAACTTATGGCAATTAAAGGAGTTTTGAAATCTTTAAACTCAGGCTGGACTACTTGGATTGTAGAATCGGATGCACTTGCCGCCATCCAGGCCATTCGTAAGTCTAACCCTTTCTCCATGTATGCACCGTTAGCGGAGGAACGTCGTCTATATATGTATGATATTCCAGGAGCTGCACTTAACCATTGTAGAAGGACCTCAAATCAGATGGCACATCTCATGGCTACAAAGGCTTTATGTTTTAGGAACGATATAGTGTACAATTGTTAAGATTGAGACTTAAGcttaactcaaccccaaaagctaacTCAAGGGaagaggattgtccaagaccatatatacaactctcagatattttatccaaccgacaTGGGACAACTAATAACAATGATGTTATTCCTATCTTTTTCAAAGATATTATATATTGTGATGTAACTCGGGTTTAATATTTCTCAATGAAATTCTGATTTctctaaaaaatataataaaattggaAGTTTACAAGATTTTTCTTGTTACAACTCCATGAACATAAATTTTTACCTGTTATTAGACAACCATATTAGATCAGCCAAGTACAATAGATTGTTTACGAATTCGTACCAAAAAAGTCATTGTAACTGtacaattataaattttgtacgGATttccaagttttttttttattaaaaaaatctattttaagAAAGGGTATTTGATCGACGTTGAATTTTTAATCTATAAtacatagtttggtacacatgataggataaacatgtgatatataatataaggataagttaaggataaataagatgtaggatattatatttaatgtttggtattattttaataagagtaattaaatttatatattagattgtaatgacaaaattaaccttaccataataaattttataatttcaaagttgttgcttgaattcatattttttatttgttcatgcgccgatagtgcttgcatgatttatttatttttacctaattttatatattatataatatgataattgagccattgattttgtgagtaaagtcaaatatcaatttttaaggttaatcgagtgatactaataattttattgatatttataaaaattatttatataattatctcgaattcatttatataattatcatattatataatatataaaaataaataaatatttatttgattttaatttctacctatatatttataaaaatcatttataaattgagggcaattaaatcatttgtagtgtattttatcattaaattaaaattatcacacctaatagaagagatattttatcattataaaaaattatttatcaagggcccatgatattatcatgggttttttaaaaaagtaccaaacatgagataaaaatgattatttatcaatctcttCTGTATCATAGTACCAAACTATGCATGCCTAATAGTATAACTATTAATGTCATAGAAGTTTCATTGAATTGATTACTTCTGAACCACTGGGATTTAAAAATTAATGGTTGGTCCACGACTTTTAACGTTTGAACTCTCCCCACGAACTATGGAATATCCTGACAATAAACTTCGagggaaaatagaaaaaaatgatCTCCTAATTTGAtctaattttgttttttatcTTATAATAAATTCTAGTTTCGGTATGATAAcattttattcttttaatttaCTTCATTGAAAATTGACGTACTGAGCACACTAAAACTTGGCATATTTCTAGCAATGATTTATCGACTCTATGTCAGTAATATTCGGCATGCTTCAACCGGAATCACACAAAGgtagattttttaaatattttttctttattcacAAGCAATGAGTTTCGATATATTAGGTATATCTATATTTATTGAAGCTTTAAACTTCGTACTTATCTGGATCTTTATGAAATAAGATCAGAAACCTTTATATCTTAAATTCTTAATGCACGGACCAAGATAGACCAATCTAGTATTTCATAGTAAAGTGATATGGTGTCAACACTCTGTGTTTTGAATGGATGTATATTTTTTCTAATAGGTTGGCTCGCTTTTGAAATCTAAAGATGGTTTTATACATATTCAAAAATGGCTTTTGTCAGTGTAACACTTTTGTCTTGTAAACGAGAAGTGTCTCCCACACACTTACCATTGTACCCGATATAGCATTTAATACATGTGCTGGAACAAGAGGGAGTACATAATTTCTTCGATGTAAACGTAAAGAACAACACattaatattgaaattaagACGTGATTTGTAACTCAAAATACATAAAAAGAAATTTTCTCCACGTTGCAATTGTACGGTGTGTAATCGATCTAAAGGAAACGAGAAAGAAAAAGGACAAAGAATATTAAGCTGATTCTCATTAACTAGGTAGCctgtagaattaatcagatttaatttaatacatagggtaattaattaattcattaagaatgtgATTTAGTCTTTATAAGTCGGTTAAtcaaagaataaaataaaatgacgCGTTAACAGGCATCCCACCAACCAGCTAGCGTTTAGCTGTTATACAAATTGCGAAGCGgcgtaaattttttatttgcttTTCGATTTTTAAAggaaatttataataaattacacGAAAAATTGCATGGTCTTTTGTAATTTTGGTGTTCAATATTATTAAATCTAAGTTtcatttgttatttttttcgattttaatttttttcctgaTGTAGTTTAACATCATCACTTTCGATGAGAATGGACTaaaaaaattaccaaaaatacGGTACTAAAACTGAAATGTGATAATATAAAATACCAAATCgtaaagatatatatatatatatatatatatatatatatatatatatatatatactggacAGAAAATACAATTGTAGGGGAAAAATATTTCGACTAAATTTTTCTTAGATATTGTATTAttactaatatattttattttattttttggtaaTAGAAGATGCGGAATCCTAGCCGGCTTAAGTTGGAGAAGGCAGCTTCTCGTTTCGAGTGTGTTTGTAGGTGATTTCGAAAATTTTACTTttcgaaaaagaaaaagaactgCAATCATTTCTTTTTGGCTTCTTTGTTTTTGGATTTCATGTCGTTAATTAGGATTTTTGTCGACTTTTGTGTATGTGCGCATTAAATTTTACAATTTTGTTGGGCCTCATTTGTCCATCGTTATGCTAATTTGCTATTTGACCTAGGTTTGTCGCCTAGAATGTCGAACAATGAGGGTACCTGGGATTTGTCTTTGATCGAAATATTGTTCCCAGATTTTAAATGAAAACTTGACCTGTTCTTGAACTCGAAACTCCATCTCTTTATTATTATGCACCGGATCAATGAAAACTTGTTTGAATAGCTTAGAAAGGATGAGAGATTTTTActgtttttttttcaaaataaaaaaactccggaattttcgaaaataaaatcaattgtAGCACTAGAACTTTAACAAAATAATGATGTGCATAACTATATATTTAAATGACACTTATTGTTGATAATTTGTTGCATATCTAAAACTAATATCTTACATTACCTTGGGGCAGAGTTCATAAGTCTCTTTTTTTTAAGCTCATATTTTCGACgctcttttttttcaattttcagaATCTCTAAATCTCATCAAATTTCAATGGGTATAATAATTCTTTCGACTCATAGTGCAATCAAACTGTGCTATTTAAactgttttatgatttaaaatattataattactattaattataatttttaataaaacgaTATGCATACTTTCTAACACTAAACTAATGTTTTCATAATAAAAACTAGTATATCTATATAATTACTGATAAAATCAAGGGATTAATTTAATTGACGATGAAAACTAAGGCAAATCAGGAAATCATGAGGCAATTGCCGGATAGCAATCTATATATCCGACATGGGGATATAAGCATGAAGTGGACGTTTAGTGTCATTACAAAAACAAAAATCCTAACACCAACGTAAATTACCAAACTAAGGATGTCCACGCCATAACtgcataattaatattttaattgacaTTAAATAACCCTGATTAAATTATCTAAATATGTTTGGTTCAAGGTAGACAAGGTGACGTCACGTGGTCCCCGGGTGTCACCTCCTCGTGGTACATTACCTTGGGCCAGATATGTTTCTTacaaaaaagaaaatgaagagggATATCCAGTCCGGCTGCCCGATGTTTAAAATAATCCTAGTATTTATCTAATTATACTAGTgagataattaattaataagatTATATATGGTGTATAACCTCCAATATTTGTAGTTAATTTTCATATGTTTTATTCTATTTATGAAAGTcctataatataaaaatatttatttattttcgatTATAGAGATATTGAAAACGAATATTTCATTCAATTCTAATTTAATGTCATCTCGACATGGTCAATTTATCAATTTAAGAGATTCATAAagtatttatttgaaaatttattaaagaatatattatataataaaattttgcaAATAAATTATGTGACCAAAAGATTAAAAAaggattatatttaaatttcaactTTATGCTAtagtaaatataatatttaaaacaaaCGAGGAATATAGAATATAACATGACATAATTTGTAATACATAACTCACCCAAAAAATAGGTGAAAAGGACAAATCTTGCTTACTATATAAACCATCGCTTGTTCCTCAAAATTTGCACCACAAACACAATCTTGAAACTCAATTCTCGTCAAAGTCTACTCATCAGCTTTCTTTCTTACTTACTTTCTCCGATCATGGCGGTTGATTCTTCGCTCTCTCCGGAGGCTGTGATCCACCCGCCGAACGAGAAGTTCGCCAAGGCACTTCAGTTTATCGAAGAGATGACCAAAAACACGGATTCTGTACAAGCAAGGGTGTTGGCTGAGATTCTGAGCCAAAATGCTGAAACTGAGTACCTCCAGAGGTTCGATCTCGGTGGTGCTACTGATCGGGATTTGTTCAAGTCTAGGATCCCGGTGGTGACGTACGAGGATCTTCAGCCAGAGATTCAGCGTATCGCTTGCGGGGATTTCTCTCCAATTATTTGCTCTCACCCCATCTCTGAGTTTCTTACCAGGTAAGTATATTGGAAAGGAAAGCgataaatttgtatatatttctttcttgttttagcTAATTCTAATTCTGCATAGTCTCGAGAAAAAGGTGTTTTGCATGTcccagaaaaggaaaaaaatattttctgagaTCCAATTTTATGCATATTAGTGAACAAAATGAAATTAAACTAGTTTGAATATAAGATAATATAAGTTTTATTACACAAATAAGTTATAAATATAATTAGTTTTAGAATGAAAACCTTGTAACTAGTAAAGAAAAATTTGCCAAAAGATTCacaaaattcaatttattaaataaatgacTAATTTTTTCTTAGGGTTTTCTTACCACTTTATTGACTGAATATGCAGTTCTGGAACATCGGCTGGTGAAAGAAAGCTTATGCCAACAATAAAGGAAGAAATGGACCGCCGACAATTGTTGTACTCTCTTCTCAACCCTGTAATGAGCCTGTAAGAATATTCTAACATTATTATTGGCTCATAAATGCAATATTATCATGAACAATTCCCACATAAACATGATTTGCTAGATTGTAACGAATATTCTTCTATTTGTGATCACCAGATACGTTCCAGGTCTTGACAAGGGAAAAGGGTTATACTTTCTTTTTGTGAAGGCCGAAGCGAAAACTCCGGGCGGGTTGGTTGCACGCCCGGTGCTCACCAGCTACTATAAGAGTGATCAATTCAAGACCCGACCCTACGACCCGTATAACGTGTACACGAGCCCGGACGAAGCGATTCTCTGCTGTGATTCATTCCAAAGCATGTACACTCAGATGCTTTGTGGCCTTCTCATGCGTGAAGAGGTTCTCCGAGTTGGGGCCGTTTTTGCCTCCGGTCTTCTGCGAGCCATCCGGTTTCTCCAACTCAACTGGAGACAACTTGTGCATGATATCTCCACGGGTTCCTTAAACCCTAGAATTACAGACAGTTCTATTCGAGAATGTGTGGCTAAGATTCTTAAACCAAACACAGATCTTgctgattttattttcaatgaaTGTCAAGGCGAAAACTGGGACAGTATAATCCCAAGAATATGGCCGAATACAAAATATCTCGACGTTATTGTTACTGGCGCCATGGCACAATATATACCGCTTCTTGATTTCTACAGTGGAGGCCTGCCGCAATCTTGCACCATGTACGCTTCCTCCGAGTGCTATTTCGGGCTTAATTTGAAGCCTATGACGAAACCTTCACAGGTTTCCTACACCATCATGCCTAACATGGGATACTTCGAGTTTATTCCTCACGACCCGAATAACCCGATAACTCTCTCCCGGGATTCACCCCCACGGCTGGTGGATTTGGCGGATTTGGAGGTGGGAAAGGAGTACGAGCTTGTGGTCTCCACCTATTCAGGTCTATGCCGATACCGAGTAGGCGACATCCTCCGAGTAACTGGTTTTCACAACTCCGCGCCGCAGTTCAAGTTCATAAGGAGGAAGAATGTTTTGTTGAGCATTGATTCTGATAAGACAGACGAATCTGAGCTACAAAAGGCAGTCGAAAACGCTTCGGTTTTGCTACGCCAGTACGATACTACCGTGGTCGAGTACACTAGCTATGCCGATACAAGTTCAATTCCAGGACATTATGTGATCTACTGGGAACTGCTCATCAAAGATCCAACAAAACCCCCCAGCGACGATGTCTTAGCCAAATGCTGCCTAGTTATGGAAGAAGCGATGAACACAGTTTACAGACAATGCCGAGTCGCAGATAATTCGGTCGGGCCTCTAGAAATCCGGGTTGTGAAAATGGGGACATTCGAAGAGCTGATGGATTATGCGATATCAAGAGGCGCGTCGATTAATCAGTACAAAGCCCCGAGATGCGTGAGCTTCACTCCTATCGTTGAACTACTGAATGCTCGAGTTCTATCCGTCCATTTCAGCCCTGTAGCTCCCCAATGGACACCAGAGCGGCGCATTTGATCGCAGGAAGATTTTCGAGCAATGCTGCCCAAAAACAAACATGCTCTGGAGACTGTCGAACAAAAGAATTGTTCTTTGAATGTGGACTATGTTTAAAGCTTTAGAAGTTTGTTGGGTTTCAAGTTTTCgtttttgaatttgattgtatGCTTTTGTGTGTAAGATTCAAATAATGTGCACTTCGTGATTGTCATGTAATGTCTGAAAGTTGGGGGAAAGCTAGCTGTCTAAAGTTGTAAATTAAAGTGTGATATTGTAGGGTTGAACATATCTTTGTTTCGCATTGCGAGTAATTAATTATTCATCGTTGGTTAATTATCGATTATTTCGGAATCCAATTGTGCATCTTCTCACATAGTGAAGTCCTCGAATTCGCCTTTAGGACACCATTATTTCCTTACCTATATATTTTTACAATCTTTTTGATAAATTTAAACTAGCTTCCAGAGGGCTGGGCTTTCCCCCATAATTAAATATTCTTTCTAAAATAATGTTAACTTCACTCAACTTTGATTTTCTATATTAAAATGTAATATGAACAAGTCTAtccaattaaatttttaaaattttcataagtTTCAAATAAATGCTACCAAATTCTTCTATATTAATTTACTAGCAAATTTGGTGAACTGTCCCGTATATCTTATAAAATTAGGGTTCGCTTGGTGTGTAGGATGTGATAACTGAATTATTGATAATTTGGTTGATAAATGTTTGATAAGATAAGATatttaatttgagagatatataatatcatgtgtGTTGTGAATTCAATAAGAGTGATAAGATCATGACAAATTTATTAATGACCaaaatatcctttaatattttatttgaaaatatttctcatGTCTATTTACTTATCCCCAAAGCTACTCACTGTTTCCAAAAAATTGGAACGCGAATTGGAAACCCTCCCCAATTTCTTCATCCGTGAAGATCGCCAGACGAGGTGAGATCCGTGTTATTCTGAACCGAAGATCCAACATAAAGCATGAACATGTTTTtctgataattttttttcaggTGAGCTCAGAAATTAAAGCTACAACTCTGATTCGAACCCGTACAAGAAAGCAAGATCTACCTGGGAGAAATGAGGATCTACGGTTGTGCACTTTCAATTTCGGATGTACTGTGCGGTGGTCACTTCTACAAGAAGAAAGAAGGACAATGGAGTGGACCAAACCCACTTGCAATTTTTTAATTGACATTCAGGGATATTTTGGTCATTTCACTTTCTGAATGTTGGCTGATAAATGTTATCCAGCTTTAAAG
Protein-coding sequences here:
- the LOC142515801 gene encoding putative indole-3-acetic acid-amido synthetase GH3.1, producing MAVDSSLSPEAVIHPPNEKFAKALQFIEEMTKNTDSVQARVLAEILSQNAETEYLQRFDLGGATDRDLFKSRIPVVTYEDLQPEIQRIACGDFSPIICSHPISEFLTSSGTSAGERKLMPTIKEEMDRRQLLYSLLNPVMSLYVPGLDKGKGLYFLFVKAEAKTPGGLVARPVLTSYYKSDQFKTRPYDPYNVYTSPDEAILCCDSFQSMYTQMLCGLLMREEVLRVGAVFASGLLRAIRFLQLNWRQLVHDISTGSLNPRITDSSIRECVAKILKPNTDLADFIFNECQGENWDSIIPRIWPNTKYLDVIVTGAMAQYIPLLDFYSGGLPQSCTMYASSECYFGLNLKPMTKPSQVSYTIMPNMGYFEFIPHDPNNPITLSRDSPPRLVDLADLEVGKEYELVVSTYSGLCRYRVGDILRVTGFHNSAPQFKFIRRKNVLLSIDSDKTDESELQKAVENASVLLRQYDTTVVEYTSYADTSSIPGHYVIYWELLIKDPTKPPSDDVLAKCCLVMEEAMNTVYRQCRVADNSVGPLEIRVVKMGTFEELMDYAISRGASINQYKAPRCVSFTPIVELLNARVLSVHFSPVAPQWTPERRI